One window of the Deltaproteobacteria bacterium genome contains the following:
- a CDS encoding GlsB/YeaQ/YmgE family stress response membrane protein: MIWVLIIGLMVGIVAKFIMPGPNPGGIFMTMILGIAGAMLANWAGGAFGIYATGEPVGFIAAVIGAMVILFLFQAFSRGRSAR, encoded by the coding sequence ATGATTTGGGTTTTAATTATTGGGCTGATGGTCGGTATCGTAGCGAAATTTATAATGCCCGGCCCGAATCCGGGAGGGATTTTCATGACGATGATTCTTGGGATCGCTGGTGCAATGCTTGCCAATTGGGCGGGCGGCGCATTTGGGATCTATGCCACCGGGGAGCCTGTTGGGTTCATCGCCGCCGTCATTGGGGCGATGGTAATTTTATTTTTGTTTCAGGCATTTTCTCGGGGAAGATCAGCGCGTTAA
- a CDS encoding OmpA family protein, producing the protein MIKSTKFPAFCLMLLSGLMLTACASGIRKADIPSAANPQDEIAKLGSDLFAATSKNIDVLAPSEFKTSVKWLDEAKSDLASKQNQDEIIDDLRKGRGSLEAAYAVAAPRADKTPGLFVARQAALTAGAARHPALKDDLESLDRDVSSRADNLGSLDSEKVSELQERYLVLEKQATVLTHLGASQAMFRGAVKNGAEKRAPQTFRKSELSLKNAESVIETNVRNPRGYSSAAATAKADTTLLNEVMTTIEQNGGKLSETAALKMVSQSSQIRSLNKDLSASTAEAAANKAEATASQQDASLSKADAEASMAYATASQAEAVASNAATATIQSDSASSKAESAANEKAMNLKNKNLEQDLSSANETVATQAAMEAARRQFTTSEAEAYQQGKNLVIRLKQMNFATGRDELSEASLSVLAKVSNVAKSMNAAEIKVEGHTDSVGSETQNKTLSEKRAATVASYFKANGFDDVTSEGHGFKRPIATNKSKEGRAQNRRVDIILMPSQTN; encoded by the coding sequence GTGATTAAGAGTACAAAGTTTCCCGCATTTTGTTTGATGTTGCTAAGTGGATTGATGTTAACAGCCTGCGCGTCGGGTATCAGAAAAGCAGACATCCCTAGTGCAGCTAATCCACAAGATGAAATTGCAAAGCTAGGCTCTGATCTCTTCGCTGCCACATCAAAAAACATCGATGTCCTTGCACCGAGTGAGTTCAAAACAAGTGTGAAGTGGTTAGATGAGGCGAAGTCGGACCTCGCTTCAAAACAGAATCAAGATGAAATCATCGATGATCTCCGTAAAGGCCGCGGTTCGCTTGAGGCGGCTTATGCGGTTGCGGCACCACGCGCCGATAAGACACCTGGTCTTTTTGTTGCTCGACAGGCGGCACTCACGGCGGGGGCTGCTCGGCACCCAGCACTGAAAGATGATCTTGAAAGTTTAGATCGTGATGTAAGTTCACGGGCTGACAATCTCGGTAGTTTAGATTCCGAAAAAGTGTCTGAACTTCAAGAGCGCTACTTGGTTCTTGAGAAGCAAGCCACCGTTTTGACTCATCTTGGAGCCTCGCAAGCGATGTTCCGAGGTGCTGTAAAAAACGGCGCTGAAAAACGTGCTCCGCAGACCTTTAGAAAGTCAGAGCTTTCTTTGAAGAATGCGGAATCTGTGATCGAGACAAATGTGAGAAACCCGCGCGGCTATTCTTCAGCAGCAGCAACTGCGAAAGCAGATACAACACTTTTGAACGAAGTCATGACGACGATCGAACAAAACGGTGGAAAGTTGTCAGAAACCGCAGCGTTAAAGATGGTTTCGCAATCTAGCCAGATCCGAAGTTTGAACAAGGATCTGTCGGCTTCAACAGCGGAGGCTGCAGCCAACAAAGCGGAAGCGACGGCGAGTCAGCAAGATGCGAGTTTAAGCAAGGCAGATGCTGAGGCGAGCATGGCATACGCCACCGCTAGCCAAGCAGAGGCCGTAGCAAGCAATGCAGCGACTGCCACCATACAAAGCGACTCTGCATCAAGCAAAGCCGAGAGCGCAGCCAATGAAAAAGCGATGAACCTTAAAAACAAAAACCTAGAGCAGGATCTTAGCTCTGCAAATGAAACTGTAGCGACGCAAGCTGCTATGGAAGCTGCTCGTAGACAGTTTACTACCTCTGAAGCAGAAGCTTATCAGCAAGGTAAAAATTTGGTCATTCGCTTGAAGCAGATGAACTTTGCAACTGGCCGTGATGAACTTTCTGAGGCTTCTTTGTCGGTGCTAGCGAAAGTTTCGAATGTCGCAAAATCGATGAACGCAGCAGAAATTAAAGTTGAAGGTCACACGGACTCGGTTGGCAGTGAAACTCAAAACAAGACTCTTTCGGAAAAGCGAGCGGCGACAGTCGCCTCTTACTTTAAGGCCAACGGTTTTGATGATGTAACTTCAGAAGGTCACGGCTTTAAAAGGCCTATTGCGACCAACAAGTCTAAAGAAGGACGGGCGCAAAACCGCCGAGTTGACATCATTTTGATGCCTAGCCAGACTAACTAA
- a CDS encoding beta-lactamase family protein — MLTATNFDRIMDSTYRKEIPGVIMAVANETEQIIGARGNLSPQSQYFIASATKLYVTALILQLIDSKLIKLEDRIVNLFPHNSFRSLHVIAGNDFTHEITVEHLLSHTSGLPDYFQAKHNAKSSLLEQVISGQDQNWNLIRVLNDAKELGAVFSPGSGRALYSDTNFQILGAIIEKITETNLANAIQNQLCQRIGLTNTYLYQDEADTRPAPLNYKSAVLKVPKAMTSFGADGGIVSTAQDGIDFLKSFFAGQLFDESHLSYITAHWRKIFFPLKYGVGISLFRLPWFFSPFKRAPDLIGHSGLSGTLLFYCPANRLYLSGTVNQTSHPEASFRMMVKSVTTD; from the coding sequence ATGCTAACCGCAACAAATTTTGACAGAATTATGGATTCGACCTACCGCAAGGAAATTCCGGGCGTGATAATGGCGGTGGCAAATGAAACTGAACAAATCATTGGGGCTCGTGGCAATCTAAGCCCTCAGTCGCAGTACTTCATCGCCAGCGCGACGAAGCTCTACGTGACTGCTCTGATTTTACAACTCATTGATTCGAAACTAATTAAACTCGAAGACCGCATTGTAAATCTTTTTCCCCACAATAGTTTTCGCAGCCTTCATGTCATAGCCGGTAATGACTTTACCCACGAGATCACTGTCGAACATTTGCTCAGCCATACATCAGGACTTCCCGACTATTTTCAAGCGAAGCACAATGCGAAAAGTTCGCTCTTGGAACAGGTGATTTCAGGTCAAGATCAGAATTGGAATTTAATCCGCGTTCTGAATGATGCAAAAGAACTTGGGGCAGTATTTTCGCCTGGGTCAGGTAGGGCACTCTATTCGGACACCAACTTTCAAATTTTGGGAGCGATAATTGAGAAAATCACTGAAACGAATCTCGCAAACGCGATTCAAAATCAGCTTTGTCAAAGAATCGGACTAACGAATACTTATCTCTATCAAGACGAGGCTGACACGAGGCCTGCTCCTTTAAATTATAAAAGTGCAGTGCTTAAAGTTCCCAAAGCTATGACATCTTTTGGCGCCGATGGAGGAATCGTCTCGACGGCCCAAGATGGAATAGATTTTTTGAAAAGTTTTTTTGCCGGCCAACTCTTTGATGAATCCCACCTTAGCTATATCACTGCGCATTGGAGAAAAATCTTTTTTCCACTTAAATATGGGGTCGGAATTTCTCTCTTTCGTCTGCCCTGGTTTTTTTCGCCATTCAAACGAGCTCCCGATCTCATAGGCCACTCAGGTTTGTCAGGGACCCTTTTATTTTACTGTCCAGCGAACAGGCTTTACCTTTCGGGAACAGTTAACCAGACTTCCCATCCTGAAGCCTCCTTTCGAATGATGGTCAAATCAGTCACTACTGATTAG
- a CDS encoding phosphatidylserine/phosphatidylglycerophosphate/cardiolipin synthase family protein, whose amino-acid sequence MRKKAKWFFILPLGLILVVYLSLVGFLYLSEKSFFTDSNPEDSVYFRSMKTHSVTLIDDGLASLAKRIELIDKAQKTLDLEYFIYELDLSSQLITRKLITAAKRGVKVRLLVDFSAPVFKLKPHFARELSLYGIDVRYYNTTSLLRFISVQHRSHRKLLIMDGTSVITGGRNVGDDYFNLSAHYNFLDSDVLIEGEIVGAILKGFDRYWESNLSTIPDISDELKSEGDGNFFSSELPEVTNAFEHLEKQKDSIAILNYQSSCGDLTYATDLPGVAVQNRRVFKELSKFLDSAESEIVGETPYFVLRPDGLDLLRTTIAKGIKATILTNSLESTDAFYTVSALALTLDQIATAGVDLRVFNGNRPQDVNMLADKVTLKWGVHAKRAVVDGKHLLIGTYNVDPRSANLNSELLIICRNQPDLASFARESILRRTKDSTKLFARDSAWSELIKTEDTTKQLLFYLALPLAYVFDFLL is encoded by the coding sequence ATGCGAAAAAAAGCAAAGTGGTTTTTCATATTGCCTTTGGGCCTTATCCTCGTCGTTTACCTAAGTTTAGTTGGTTTTCTATACCTCAGCGAGAAGTCGTTTTTCACTGATTCCAATCCAGAAGATTCCGTTTATTTTCGCTCAATGAAAACACACTCTGTCACTTTGATCGACGACGGTCTTGCTAGCCTCGCAAAAAGGATTGAGCTCATCGACAAAGCCCAAAAAACTTTGGACCTTGAATATTTCATTTATGAACTAGATTTAAGTAGCCAGCTCATCACGAGAAAGCTGATTACTGCTGCGAAACGCGGCGTCAAAGTCCGACTACTTGTTGATTTTTCTGCTCCAGTTTTCAAACTAAAGCCGCACTTTGCTCGAGAGCTAAGCCTGTATGGCATCGACGTCCGATATTACAATACAACCTCATTGCTTAGGTTTATTAGCGTACAGCACAGAAGCCATCGGAAACTGCTTATCATGGATGGAACTTCCGTCATCACTGGAGGTCGCAACGTTGGCGATGACTACTTTAACCTTTCGGCACATTATAATTTCTTGGATAGCGATGTGCTCATTGAGGGAGAAATTGTCGGCGCAATTCTGAAAGGGTTTGATCGATACTGGGAATCGAATCTCAGCACAATTCCGGATATTTCAGACGAACTTAAGTCAGAAGGCGATGGAAACTTTTTTTCGAGTGAATTACCAGAGGTTACAAATGCTTTTGAGCATCTTGAAAAACAAAAAGATTCCATCGCAATATTAAACTACCAATCGTCATGTGGTGATCTGACGTACGCGACTGATTTGCCTGGAGTCGCCGTGCAGAATCGACGCGTCTTCAAAGAGCTGTCGAAATTCTTAGATTCAGCCGAGTCTGAAATAGTCGGGGAAACTCCCTACTTTGTTTTGCGACCAGACGGCCTTGACCTTTTGAGAACAACAATCGCCAAAGGAATCAAGGCGACCATTCTAACGAACAGTCTAGAGTCCACGGACGCATTTTACACCGTTTCCGCCCTTGCTCTAACGCTCGACCAGATTGCGACCGCAGGAGTTGACTTGCGGGTTTTCAATGGAAATAGGCCACAAGATGTAAACATGCTGGCAGATAAGGTAACCCTGAAGTGGGGCGTTCACGCCAAGCGCGCGGTTGTTGACGGAAAACACCTGCTCATCGGTACCTACAACGTCGACCCACGATCGGCGAATTTGAACAGCGAACTTCTGATAATCTGTCGTAACCAACCCGATCTTGCGAGTTTTGCGCGCGAAAGTATTCTTCGCAGAACCAAAGACTCAACAAAGCTCTTTGCGAGAGATAGTGCGTGGTCCGAACTCATCAAAACAGAAGACACGACCAAGCAGCTCCTGTTTTACCTTGCGCTGCCACTAGCCTATGTCTTTGATTTCCTCCTCTAA